The sequence TTTTCCGCCTCTCGTCTGGAGTCTGTAGTCCGCAACGAGTGAGCATTTTCCGTAGCCGCACTCGGTTACGTTAAGAATATAGGGGTGTCCGGTGAGAACTTCCATGGAAACCACTTCATCGGCGTCTTCAAGGGAAACACCTCTTACGCCTGTTGCGGATCTGCCCATTGCTCTCACGTCCATTGAGCTGAACTGTATTGTTTTGCCGTTTCTGGTGGCAAGGAAGATGCTGTCATTATCAGTCGTAACGTCAGCTGCCATTATCTCGTCACCGTCACGGAGCTTAAGTGCTATCATGCCGCTTCTGCCGCTCTTAAAGTCCATAACGGGAGTCTTTTTGACAACACCGTGCTTGGTGGACATGAAGAGGTACTTATCGTTATCCGCTTCGCTGAGAGTGACAACTGAGGCAAGGTTCTCGTCCTTTTCAAAGGTGAGAAGGTTACTGAGGTGCCTGCCTTTGGTATCTCTGGCGCTTTCGGGTATATCGTACACCTTGAGGAAGTGTATTTTACCTGTGTTGGTAAAGAAGAACACCTTAGCATGGTTAGTGGTGACGAGCATCCTTTCGGCGAAGTCGTCTCCTTTGCTTTTGGCGCCGCTTTTGCCTTTTCCGCCGCGTCTCTGAGCCACGAAGTTGTCAAGAAGCGTACGCTTTATGTAACCGTTGTGGGTAATGGTTACCACCGTCTCACTGTCGGGGATGAGGTCTTCCATATTAAACTCGCCCGCGGCAGCGACAATTTCGGTTCTTCTTTCGTCACCGTATTTGTCATTAACCTCAGTGAGTTCGTCACGGATAACACCCATCATGACGGCTCTGTTTCCAAGAATGCTTTTGTAGTATTCTATATCCTTCAGGGTATCTTCGTATTCGCCCTGAAGCTTTTCGATCTCAAGCCCTGTGAGCTTGCTCAGTCTCATTTCGAGAATAGCCTGACTCTGAACATCGCTGAAGCTGAACGCTTCCTTCAGTTTGAGTTTGGCTTCGGGAGTATCCTTCGATGTTTTGATCAGTCTGATCACTTCATCAATGTTTTCAACTGCTCTTATAAGGCCTTCCAAAATGTGCAGGCGTCTCTCAGCCTTATCGAGGAGGTAGGCGGTTCTGCGGGTGACAACAACTATCCTGTGATCAAGGAAAGCCTCAAGAATGCGCAGCAAGGTAAGAGTCTGGGGTCTGCCGTCCACGATAGCAACCATGTTCATGCCGAAGGTAGTCTGCATCTGAGTGAACTTGTAGAGCTGGTTCAGCAGCACATCGGGCATTTGCTCACGCTTGAGCTCTATGACAACACGTATGCCGTCTCTGTCCGATTCGTCACGGAGATCGGAAATACCCGTAATAATCTTGTCACGCACCAGCTCAGCTATTTTCTCAATCAGCAGAGCCTTGTTTACCTGATAAGGCAGCTCATCGACAACGATCATTTCCTTGCCGGTTTTGGTCTCTTCTATGTGGGTTTTGGCTCTGATGGTTATGGAGCCTCTGCCCGTTTTGTATGCCTTATAGATGTCTTCCCTGCCGAGGATCATTCCTGCGGTAGGGAAGTCGGGTCCCTTAATCACTGAGAATATATCATCCTCAGTATATTCGGGATTGTCTATCATGAGAATGAGGGCGTCCACTGCCTCTGTGAGGTTGTGAGGCGGTATGTTGGTAGCCATGCCCACTGCGATGCCGCTTGTGCCGTTGACAAGAAGATTGGGGATTCTCGTGGGGAAAACCACAGGTTCCTGCATGGAGCCGTCATAGTTGTCCGTGTAATCCACAGTGTCTTTGTCAAGGTCGCTTACGAATTCATCGCTTATTCTGGAGAGTCTTACCTCTGTGTACCTCATTGCCGCCGCGCGGTCTCCGTCCACAGAGCCGAAGTTACCCTGACCGTCCACAAGAGGGTAGCGAAGGGAGAAATCCTGCGCCATACGCACAAGGGTATCATACACTGCCGAGTCGCCGTGAGGGTGATACTTACCTATAACGTCACCGACTATACGGGCGGATTTTTTATAAGCCTTATTGTAATAAACGCCCATTTCGTGCATGGCAAAAAGAGTACGTCTGTGAACGGGTTTCAGACCGTCCCGCACATCAGGCAGCGCACGCCCGACAATAACGCTCATGGCGTAATCGAGGTAACTGTCCTTAAGGGAGTCTTCAATATTAAGATTGATAATGCCTTTATTTTCCATCATTCACCTAAACGTCCAGATTTCTTACGTTGAGAGCGTTTGTTTCGATAAACTCACGCCGCGGAAGAACCACATCGCCCATAAGGAGGCTGAAAAGCTCATCCGCCGCCTCAGCGTCTTCAATTGTGACCTTGTACAGGGTTCTTCTTTCAGGATCTACAGTGGTTTCCCAGAGCTGTTCGGGGTTCATTTCACCAAGACCTTTGTAACGCTGAATGCCCAGACCTTTTTTACCCCTCTCTTCAACGAAATGGAGGAGATCTGTCAGCGAGGTAAAGGTATTTACATCCTCACCCAGCTTAACTTTATGGGGAGCGTCCCCGAGTTCCTTAAGATAAATACCCAGTCTTCTCAGCTCCTTAAATTCGGGTGAGCCGAGAAGGTCAGTATTGATTTTATAGCTCTGAGTGGAAGTTTCAAGCTTGAGGTTGTATCTGCTGAATTCTTCGTTATAGTTTATTTCCGTATTCACATAGCCGCTGAGAAGGTTTTTAGCCTGAAGAGCGCCGAAGAACTCCTCAACAAAAGCCTTCTCGCCGAGGTTCTGCGCAACAAGGTTGGGATACATTGCCATGAACTTAACAAGCTCTCTGGTGTAGCCCTTCTTAACGTATTTAATGATCATTTTGTTCAGCTTACCGAGGTTGAGCAGCAGTTCTTTGTACCTGTGCTTCTCGACATTTTCTATCTCCACATCCTCAAGACCGAGATCAAGCAGGAAATCCGCCATTACCTCTTCGTTCTGGATGTAGCGCTCGTTCTTGCCCTTTTTGACTTTATAGAGCGGGGGGCTGGCGATGTAGAGGTAGCCGCGCTCGATGATTGCCTTCATGTGGCGGAAGAAGAATGTGAGCAGCAGGGTTGAGATATGCGCGCCGTCCACATCGGCATCCGTCATGATGATTATTTTGTGATAACGGAGCTTCTCGACGTTGAAATCATCTTTACCGATCCCCGTGCCAAGAGCTGTGATTATTGTTCGTATCTCGTTGTTTGAGAGAAGCTTATCGTAACGAGCCTTCTCAACGTTGAGTATCTTGCCTTTAAGGGGAAGAATAGCCTGATGCCGCCTGTCACGCCCCTGTTTGGCTGAACCGCCCGCAGAGTCACCTTCCACTATGAAAAGCTCTGAGTGCTGAGGGTCTTTCTCCTGACAATCAGCGAGTTTGCCGGGAAGAGTAGAAATTTCCAGAGCGTTTTTACGGCGGGTGAGTTCCTTAGCTTTTCTCGCTGCTTCACGGGCACGGAAAGCCTGAAGCGCTTTTTCGTATATTTTTTTAATTACCGCGGGGTTTTCTTCAAAATAGTCGCCAAGGCTGCTGCCGAGTATTGATTCCACAGCGGTTTTAGCTGCGGATGAGCCGAGCTTGGTTTTTGTCTGTCCTTCAAAGACAGGCTCATTTATGCGTACTGAAATTATGGCGCTCATACCCTCACGGACATCGTCTCCGGTGAGATTTTCCTTCTCCTTGGAGAGGTTCTGTTTGGTTATGAAGCTGTTGAAAACCTTTGTATAGCCGGATTTAAAGCCGGATTCATGGGTTCCGCCCTCTTCAGTGTGAATGTTGTTTACGAAGGAGTATATGCTTTCGTTATAAGTATCGTTATAAGTAATCGCAACTTCGGCAGTTATCCCTTCGTACTCGCCTTTAAAGTACATAGGTTCTTCAAGAACCATTATCTTGTTTTTATTCAGATACTTAAGGTAGCTGACTATGCCGCCTTCAGCATGGTATTCCTGTTCCTGATCAAAGCGTTCGTCTATGATTTTGATTCTGATGCCGTTGTTCAGGTAGGCAAGCTCCCTGAGCCTTCTTGAAAGCGTATCAAAGGAATATTCCGTTGTTTCAAATATCTTAATATCCGGTCTGAAGGTTATCGTGGTTCCGGATCTTTCGGAATTTCCTATGCGAGCGAATTCGCAGGCAGGCTTACCCATTTCATATTTCTGGTAAAAGGTGCCTCCGTCACGCCTTACGGTGATCTCAAGGGATTCACTGAGCGCGTTCACAACCGAAACACCGACACCGTGCAGACCGCCCGAGGCGTAATATGAGCCGGAGTCGAACTTCCCTCCGGCGTGGAGGGTTGTCATGACAACCTCAACCGTGGGCTTACCGACCTTGGGGTGTATACCGACGGGGATGCCCCTTCCGTTATCCTCAACCGTGACCGAGCCGTCTACGTGCAGTGTGACGGTAATAATATCGCAGTAGCCTGCCATGGCTTCATCGATGGAGTTATCAACAACTTCGTAAACGAGGTGATGAAGACCCCTTGCACCGACAGAACCGATGTACATACCGGGTCTCTGTCTGACCGCTTCCAGCCCTTCCAGAACCTTAATACTGTCTTCACTGTAATTATTCTGCATTGCTCACCTGACTTTTTATTTCAAACCGCGGCTGAAAACCGCAAAAGCGGGACATAAGCCCGCAATGTATTAAAAGGCGTGTGAACACTCACAGCCTTATTGTTCGTATATCGCTGAATATACGGTTTTTTACCCCTGTCATAATGACCTGCCTCTTGCCTGAGAACATTGAGAAAAAGGCAGCCGAACGTTTTTCATCCAATCCTGCTTCAAAATCATCTAAAAGGGTTATTATATCAGTTTTGAGCATTTCTTCAACATCTAATAAAATTGCCGCTAAAACAAGAAGCTCAAATGTTTTTTTCTGACCGTAGGATGAGAACTTGTCATAAATTCTTCCGGTGTTCCTGCTGTAAAATCTGTCCCTGTGGACACCGTAAAGACACTTACCCGCCGAAGCCTCTTTCCGCATAATTTCAGTGTCGCCCGTATTTGTGACATAGTCCAGAGTAAAAAATTCGTCTTCGCCCCCGAAGCCTGCGTACATAGCTTCAAGCTTTGAGTTTATCATTCCTGCTGCGGATTTTCGTCTTAATGATATTTTATCACAAACTTCTGTAAGTTTCTCGTTTACGGTTTCGATGTAGTCTATGTCCGGTCTCTGCTTCTGAAGCTCAGCGGTTTTTTGTGCGACCAGCCTGTTGAAGTACCTGAGATCAAAGATATGCGCCCTCTCCCTGTAGAAACAGAGACGGTCAATGAAGTTTCTTCTTATCTTCTGCTCCTTCGCCAGAATTGTGCTTGTATCGGGAGAGTAGCAGAAAACAGGGTTGGAGGTGAGATAGTCGGGAATATCCAGTACACATACACCGTTCTTCTTCAGCGTTCTGACGTCGTCAAAGAAATAAATCAGGCTGCCCGAATCGTCTTCGGAAAAATACTCGGCTTCGATACGGAGAAATTCTTTGCCGAATCCGGTAACGCTTTTGGGAGAAGGTTCTTTGAAGCTCTTGAGGTTGAGGAGAAGATAAACGGCTTCGACAACGCTTGTTTTGCCGGAGCCGTTTTCGCCCTCTATGAAAGTTGCCTTGTCAAAACTGTAGTTTGAATCGGCATGGCATCTGAAATTCTGTAAGCGTATACTCTCTATCAGCATCAGAACTTATCGATGGAAATGGGAACCACCAGATATTTGTAAGATTCATCCTCAGGGAGGATAACCGCCGGGCTTCGCCTCCCCTGCATCTCAAGGGAAAAATACTCGGAATGTATATTGGAAACAATCTCAAGCATATGGCGGGCGTTGAAGATGATGTCCATGTCCTCGCCGTTGTAGATTATGTCGTCCATGGTCTCATGACCCTGACCGTACTCGGTCTCAAGGCTGTTTACCGAAAGATTGCCGTTGTTGAAGGAAAGAACCACGCCGTGAGTTATCTCACTGGTAATCGCGGATACCCTTCTGACCACTTCAACAAAGGATTTCGTGTTTATCTTAGCCTTTATCGGGTATTCAACCTCGAAAAGCTTGGTTATGCTTTTTATATATTTCTCTATCAGCTTGGAGTAGATGACTATATCACCGACTTTGAAGAGAACCTGCTTCTTGTCGGTTTCAACATCCACAAACTCGGTAATATCAAGGATCTTCATCAGCTCCATAATGGTCTTTTTGGGAATGTTTATGGTAAACTCGTCTGAAAATTCCTCTTCAAAACCTGCTTTTGAGGTGGCTATCCTCTGAAAATCCGCTGCGGATATTTCAAGCCTGTGACCGTAAACGCTGAAATGGGCTCCAGTGTACTCGATCTTGGATGAGTCGTTAGAGATGCAGAATGCCGTCCTCTTGAGGAGGGTCTGCAAAGTATCACTCTTCACCTTAATGAAGTACTCAGGTGTGATTTCAGACATGGTAGGGAACATCTCAGGGCTTATGGTAGACAGACGGAAGCTCGACTTGCCCGATTTGATGTTGAGCTTGGAGCCGTCGTGATAAAAATCCACCACTGCTCCTTCGGGAAGCTCCTTCAGAATGTCCATCAGCTTTTTGCCTGACACGGTGGCGGAGCCTATCTCTTCCACCGCCGCCTTTAGCGAGCCTGAAAAACCTATCTGCATGTTTGTTGAACGAAGGGTTACCGTATCGCTTTCAGCTTCGATTAGGATATTCTGAAGCACCGTATTCAGGTTCTTCGGGCTGGTGTAGCTGTTTGCATACTGGACGAAAGGGAAAATATCGTCCCTGACAACTTTAAACCTCATGGACTCCCCTGCTTTATATATTAATGTAATTTTAATAGTAAGTAATAATAGGGTATCTTGAAACTGTTTACAAGTGATATTTAGTCTTGTCTGTTAAGGTTTTCGGTGTTGAAAAGTTATGTGGTAAACTACTGATCATTTTTACACATTATACAGCAGGATGAATTATTATTGTTGAAATATCCGTCTAATGTTTATATCTATATGATTATTCCCAAGCAGATCACACGTGTTCAACACATTTTTGACATTCTTGATTTGTGTTGGTATATTTACGTTGAAGCCCGAAAAAGGGATATATTATTACTCTTTTGAGTTTACAAGGCAGGGAAAATGTCTATTTATGCCCAGATTGAATTTGTGTTCATGCACAATGCGAGGAATAAGAACGTTCCGTTGATGTTCATTATGCGCAACAAGGAACGGTTCAGGGGAAAGATTGTGGATTTCGATCAGTATCACTTCATTATAGACGATGCTGATATTAAGATTCTGCTCTCTAAGAGGGATATTGCGACGGTCGCTTCTGCGAAAACCGTTGTGGATATAGACTTCATCAGTAAAATTTATTACCACACGCATCAGGGCAAGCACCCGAGGCACACACGCCCGCCCATGCAGGATATTTTTCTGAACGAAGTGCGCAAATCCAAGTCTCCTATTATAAGCTTTCTGACCAACGGGGTTAAGATAAGAGGCTCTCTCATAGGGTTTGATAATTATACTATTCTCACATCCTTTGAAGGCAGGCAGCAGCTTCTTTACAAAAGCGCTATTTCAACTGTATTCCCCCTCTACCAGTACGGTGAGATAATAAAATACGATGACGAGAGATAAAGCATGAAAGATATTAAGATTCTTGTCGTGGACGATGAGGAGCACACGAGGCTCGGCTATGCCGAAGTTCTTGAGATGGAAAACTTCAAGGTGAGCACGGCGGAAGACGCGTTTAAGGCGATAGAGCTTCTTAAACAGGACAAATTCGACATAGTTGTGACAGACCTTCGTATGCCGGAAATGGACGGTCTGGCGTTTCTTGAAAGGCTTAAGCAGATAGATAAGAATACCAAGGCGATTATGATAACCGCCTTCGGCTCATTCAAAACATATAAAAAAGCCAGCGACAGCGGAGTGGTTATCTACCTGAACAAGCCTGTGCGTGCGGCTGAGCTCATGGAAGCGGTGCACGCAGTGGTTGCTATGAACGACTGAGCTTAAAAGCCTGCCGAAAGCCAAGCCCCTTTCCGTTGAGAGAGCAGGGGCTTTTTCTTTATCCCTCGCCTTCAAATTCAGACTTAACCTTCTCAAAGATTCCTTCAAATATTTCGTCCTCTTCCAGCGATATGTCCTCACCCATCTTAAGTGTGCTTTCAATGTATGAAAGAACCGTGGACTTGTGGAAAAAATTGATCGCGAACAGTGTGGGATCTTCAGAGAATGTGCGTATAACCTCATGGTACCTTTTGGGAACCATCTCAAGTGTTATCATACTGTCCGCCAGCTCCTTCACGGGGAAGAGAGAGTAGAAAATGACCGTGTCCGGCTTGCCGCACCGTTTCTCCGCATATTTTATGGCGGCATGGATGAAGTTCCGCAGAACAAAAAGATCATCAAGGGCAGCCTGAGGGATAAGCATTTCGTGACCGGAGTCAATTTTGAATGACTGACCGCTGAACTTGGCTATGAGGCGTATGTGGTGACCGCCCTCAAGCCCGTCACCGACGAGAGACATCTTGTCCGCCAGCTTGAACTGCCTTGAGAGCAGCCCCTTGCTGTAAAGCAGCGCCGCTGTCTTAAACAGCACCGAGAGCGATATTGAATCCGGCGGAAGATCAGCGTTCTTCTTCTCATAGCTCATGAGGTCATCCGCGATTTTTGTCACAGGGTTCCTGCCGCCTGTCTTTATATGCTCAAAAAGAAAGTCGCTCCTGAGGGATGCGTCCATTCCCATTATGGTTCCGCTGTTGAAAAAGTAAATTTTCTCTAATGCGTCAAGGGGTATTATCATTTTGCGTCCGGATGTCTGGTTGAGGAAGCGGAAGAATTTCAGAATATCCTTCGGTGAGCCCGCCGGCTGTATGACCTCGCAGAAAAGACCGTTGTCGGTGAAGGAGCAGTAATTTATCAGCCCGAAGACGTTTTCGCCCTCGAAATGCTTCTCACTGAGGATCAGTATAGCTCTCTCATAACCGCTGTAGCGGAGGCTAGAGTCAAGAAACTGCTTCAGCTCGCCCTGACGGAGAAGTTCAGCTATGGTTCTGTCGGTCTCTATGAAATCCTTTGAGGATATTCCGCCTATGCCCGCTGAATAGTGGAAGTAGGTTATGCCTCTTGGTGCCTGAATGAGAAGCAAACCGTCCGTGCTGTAGTCCACGTCTCTTTCCTCCGGCTCCTCCTCAGGTTCAGGCTCCGGCTCTGGTTCCGTGTATTTCACGATAACAGGCTCCTGCTCCTCTTCCTGCGCTGGTTCTTCCCCGGGTTCATGTTCTGCTGCGGATTCTTCCTCGTACTCCGGCTCATCCTGCTGAGAATGGAACATTCCGCCTGAGAGGACAGACTTAAACTCGTTTTCGTCCTCCTCGGAGTTCTCGTGCTCCTCTTCTTCCGTGTGTTCCTGCTCAGGCTCTGCCATGCCGGACATTAGCGGAAGTTCGTCAGCTCCGTACACGTCTGCGGCTTCCTCAAGCTTGGCAAGGGTCTGCACCGAGAGCACGCAGGGATCGTCATTCGCTCTTTTGGCAAGTTCGTCCGTATCTATGACTATATCGCTTTTCACCGCATATTCGCACGCAAGGCGTATGCCCATGCTGATGCTGAGCTCGGAGAGTGATCTCCGTTCAAGACGTGTGGGCTTGTTGATATTTTTAGTCTCTATCCTTATTTTGCATTTGCCGCACTGACCGTTGCCGCGGCAAAGGCTCGAAATTTTTATTCCGTTCTCCTCCAGCGCCGTGAAAAGGTTCTTGCCGGATTTGACCTCAAAGCTTATATCCATGTTCTTGACATAAACCGTGTGTTTTTTTGAAAGGAACATATATACCCGCCGAAATAGTGTTAATACATAATTATACTTCTAAAATACCAAACATACCTATACACGTTTTTTCGGCAAATGTGCAGTTAAGTTTAGCCTGCGAAAGACAAAGACGTCATATTTCTGAAAATTGTTGCTTATCTGTTTCGTTTGTCATATTTTGACGCAATGCAGGTAATCCGAAACATTGAAGGCTTTTTTACCGAAAAACCCCATGCCGTTGTTCTGGGAAACTTTGACGGCTTTCATCTGGGGCATAAGGCAATAACAGACAGACTCTGTCATATTTCCGAAACCAAAGGGCTTGTTCCCTCCGTGGTAACCTTCCAGCCGCATCCGATGAAATTTTTCGGTGCCGATCTCAAGCTGATCATGACAGAGGAATCAAAGATAAAAGCGTTCGCCGAAGCCGGGGTGGAGAGCATGTTCATTCTGGAGTTCAGCCGCAAATTCGCGGACATTGACCCGGAAGTTTTTGTGAGAGAGTTTCTGGTAAAGAAATTCCGCGCGGTCGTCGTCATTGTCGGTTATGACTACCGCTTCGGCAGAGCAAGGAGCGGAGATTATAACCTGCTTGTCACCCTCGGCAGCAAATACGGCTTCACAGCCGTTCGTGTACCGAAGGTCACCTGCGGGGGCGTCACCGTTTCCAGCACGAATATCCGCAATTTTCTCCTTGAGGGAGATATGGAAAAAGCCGCCGAATTTCTCGGACGCCCGTTTTTTATCGAGGGAAAAGTCGTTGACGGAAACAAGGTGGGCAGACAATTGGGCTACCCGACGGCGAATATAGACTTCCGTAATGAACTGATCCCCAAGGCGGGAATCTATATCAGCATGGCGGTAATCGGCGGAGTGCGGCACAGGTCTGTCACAAACATAGGCAGAAGACCCACCTTCAGTTTTCCTGATCAGATGAAGGTGGAAACGCACATCTTCGATTTCGGCAGAGACATTTACGGGGAGGATACGGAAATTGAGCTGCTTAAATACATCCGTCCAGAAGAGAAATTCCCGGATGTGGAAACACTCATAAAAGCAATAGACAACGACTGCGTAATTGCGAAGAAATGGTTTGAGGACGAAGGGTACTGAACAGAAAAAAAAGTGTTTCTCAAACTCTTCTCAGAAAACTGAGCCTGCTTCGCTGATAAAAATACAAAAGAAAAGGACAACATGAAGATTTCTTACATAAGTTTAGGATGCTCAAAAAACAAAGTCGATCTTGAGTATCTCATGGGTTCGCTTCAGGAAGGCGGGCATGAGATAAGCCTTGAGATGGCCGACGCGGACGCGATAATAATCAACACATGCGGATTTATTGAACCTGCGGTGAACGAGGCTGTGGAGGCTGTGCTTGAGGCGGCGCAGGTGAAAAAGCCTGATGCGAAGCTGATAGTCACCGGCTGCATGACAGAGAGATTCAAGAACGATGTGGCAGGCGAGCTGCCGGAGATAGATTTTCATACGGGCGTAGGCAAAATGAGCGATGTCATAGCCTATCTGGAAGGGGTCGAGCCTGTGAGGAAGGAGCGTGATTTCCTTTACGGCGGCGCGCGCGTACTCACCGGAGTGCCCTTCAGCGCATACATCAAAATATCCGAAGGGTGCAACAACCGCTGCACATACTGCACCATCCCCTCCATCAGAGGAAACCTTACCGGAAGGCGCATTGAGGACATAGTGAACGAGATAACCGCCCTGAAGGATCAGGGAGTCAAGGAGTTTGTGCTTGTTTCTCAGGATAATACCAAATACGGAACAGATATTTACAAAAAGCCGATGCTTTGCAGGCTTCTGCGGGAGATAGATAAAATCGGGGGCGACTTCTACGTGAGGATCATGTACCTCAACCCCGACGGAGTGACGGAGGAACTTGTAAAACTCGTCAAAAACTCAGAGAAGATTCTAAGCTACTACGATATTCCGGTTCAGCACATCAATAAACGTGTGCTGAAGGATATGCACAGGAAATCCACACCGGACGGCATAAAACATGTTTTCAGCATGATAAGGGAAATCGATCCTGAAGCGTTCATCCGTACGACAATGATAGTCGGCTTCCCCGGGGAAACAGATGAGGAGTTCGCAGAACTCCTTGAATTTGTGAAGGAGTACAAGCCGGATTATGCAGGCTTCTTCCCGTTCTACCCCGAGGAAGGCACAAAAGCCACCGCGATGGGCATGAGGGTGGACGGCAGGACGGTTCGGGGAAGGATCGGCGCGCTCCGTAAGGCGCAGATAAAAAACACCCGTGAACGCTTGAAAAAAGTTAAGAAAAATGACATCATCTGCTTTGCCGAAAAGCCTAACGATGAGTTCGGGTTTCTGATGGAAGGAAGAGCCCTGTTTCAGGCTCCGGAGGTGGACGGGAAAGTCCTCTTCACCGATTCCGAAGCGATCAGCGGCTATGGTCCGTATGTCTGCCGGATAGAAAAAATAAGCTATC is a genomic window of Geovibrio thiophilus containing:
- a CDS encoding bifunctional riboflavin kinase/FAD synthetase; this translates as MSYFDAMQVIRNIEGFFTEKPHAVVLGNFDGFHLGHKAITDRLCHISETKGLVPSVVTFQPHPMKFFGADLKLIMTEESKIKAFAEAGVESMFILEFSRKFADIDPEVFVREFLVKKFRAVVVIVGYDYRFGRARSGDYNLLVTLGSKYGFTAVRVPKVTCGGVTVSSTNIRNFLLEGDMEKAAEFLGRPFFIEGKVVDGNKVGRQLGYPTANIDFRNELIPKAGIYISMAVIGGVRHRSVTNIGRRPTFSFPDQMKVETHIFDFGRDIYGEDTEIELLKYIRPEEKFPDVETLIKAIDNDCVIAKKWFEDEGY
- the rimO gene encoding 30S ribosomal protein S12 methylthiotransferase RimO, which produces MKISYISLGCSKNKVDLEYLMGSLQEGGHEISLEMADADAIIINTCGFIEPAVNEAVEAVLEAAQVKKPDAKLIVTGCMTERFKNDVAGELPEIDFHTGVGKMSDVIAYLEGVEPVRKERDFLYGGARVLTGVPFSAYIKISEGCNNRCTYCTIPSIRGNLTGRRIEDIVNEITALKDQGVKEFVLVSQDNTKYGTDIYKKPMLCRLLREIDKIGGDFYVRIMYLNPDGVTEELVKLVKNSEKILSYYDIPVQHINKRVLKDMHRKSTPDGIKHVFSMIREIDPEAFIRTTMIVGFPGETDEEFAELLEFVKEYKPDYAGFFPFYPEEGTKATAMGMRVDGRTVRGRIGALRKAQIKNTRERLKKVKKNDIICFAEKPNDEFGFLMEGRALFQAPEVDGKVLFTDSEAISGYGPYVCRIEKISYPDIVCEVIRPL